Proteins encoded within one genomic window of Sphaerotilus montanus:
- a CDS encoding branched-chain amino acid ABC transporter permease, which produces MGFFLEALIGGLMTGMLYSLIALGFVLIFKASGVFNFAQGAMVLFAALAMARFAEWIPALLHIDNKTIGNILAFIGAMGVMVIVAWVIERYVLGKLVNQEGITLLMATLGITYFLDGAGQTLFGSDIYKIDVGLPKDPIFLFETVFQGGVLVGSEDLYAALIAATMVAVLAAFFQYTSTGRALRAVADDHQAAQSIGIPLNRIWVIVWSVAGFVALVAGIIWGSKLGVQFSLSLVALKALPVVILGGLTSVPGAIIGGLIIGVGEKLSEVYIGPMVGGGIEIWFAYALALIFLLVRPQGLFGEKIIDRV; this is translated from the coding sequence GTGGGATTTTTCCTCGAAGCACTCATCGGCGGCCTGATGACGGGCATGCTGTATTCGCTGATCGCGCTCGGCTTCGTGCTGATCTTCAAGGCGTCCGGCGTCTTCAACTTCGCGCAAGGGGCCATGGTGCTGTTCGCGGCCCTCGCCATGGCGCGGTTCGCCGAATGGATTCCGGCCCTGCTGCACATCGACAACAAGACCATCGGCAACATCCTCGCGTTCATCGGCGCCATGGGCGTGATGGTCATCGTGGCCTGGGTGATCGAGCGCTACGTGCTGGGCAAGCTGGTGAACCAGGAGGGCATCACGCTGCTGATGGCCACCCTCGGCATCACCTACTTCCTGGACGGCGCCGGCCAGACCCTGTTCGGATCGGACATCTACAAGATCGACGTCGGCCTGCCCAAGGACCCGATCTTCCTGTTCGAGACCGTGTTCCAGGGCGGCGTGCTGGTGGGGTCGGAAGACCTCTACGCCGCGCTGATCGCCGCGACGATGGTGGCCGTGCTGGCCGCGTTCTTCCAGTACACCTCGACCGGCCGCGCCCTGCGCGCGGTGGCCGACGACCACCAGGCCGCACAGTCCATCGGCATCCCGCTGAACCGCATCTGGGTCATCGTCTGGTCGGTGGCGGGCTTCGTGGCGCTGGTGGCCGGGATCATCTGGGGCTCCAAGCTCGGCGTGCAGTTCTCGCTGTCGCTGGTGGCGCTGAAGGCGCTGCCGGTGGTGATTCTGGGCGGGCTGACCTCGGTGCCCGGCGCGATCATCGGCGGGCTGATCATCGGCGTCGGCGAGAAGCTCTCCGAGGTCTACATCGGCCCGATGGTCGGCGGCGGCATCGAGATCTGGTTTGCCTATGCCCTGGCGCTGATCTTCCTGCTGGTGCGGCCGCAAGGGCTGTTCGGCGAAAAGATCATCGACCGCGTCTGA
- a CDS encoding branched-chain amino acid ABC transporter permease — MLYRENGQFKTSYASDQQIFPITQDRLGVLALIAFAAIAVPFMASEYTFRAVLIPFLILSLAALGLNILVGYCGQISLGTGGFMAVGAYAAYNFFARIDGMPLIPALLLGGACSTVLGVLFGIPSLRIKGLYLAVATLAAQFFIDWSFLRIKWFTLDSSSGSVSVSGLQVLGMPIETPVQKYLFCLAFLCVFGLMAKNLVRSNIGREWMAMRDMDVAAAVIGIRPVYAKLTAFAVSSFIVGVAGGLWGFVHLGSWEPAAFSIDRSFQLLFMVIIGGLGSIMGSFFGAAFIVLLPIFLDNVPQLFGIPIDTALAAHLTSMIFGALIVFFLIVEPHGLARLWSIGKEKLRLWPFPH, encoded by the coding sequence ATGCTTTACCGTGAGAACGGCCAGTTCAAGACCAGCTACGCGTCGGACCAGCAGATCTTCCCGATCACGCAGGACCGCCTCGGCGTGCTGGCACTGATCGCCTTCGCTGCGATCGCCGTGCCCTTCATGGCCTCGGAATACACCTTCCGGGCCGTGCTGATCCCCTTCCTGATCCTGTCGCTCGCGGCACTCGGGCTCAACATCCTGGTGGGCTACTGCGGCCAGATCTCGCTGGGTACCGGCGGCTTCATGGCGGTCGGCGCCTACGCGGCCTACAACTTCTTCGCCCGCATCGACGGCATGCCGCTGATCCCGGCCCTGCTGCTGGGGGGGGCCTGCTCGACGGTGCTGGGCGTGCTGTTCGGCATCCCGTCGCTGCGCATCAAGGGGCTGTACCTGGCAGTGGCCACGCTGGCGGCGCAGTTCTTCATCGACTGGAGCTTCCTGCGCATCAAGTGGTTCACGCTCGATTCGTCGTCGGGTTCGGTCAGCGTGTCAGGCCTGCAGGTGCTGGGCATGCCGATCGAGACCCCGGTGCAGAAGTACCTGTTCTGCCTGGCCTTCCTGTGCGTGTTCGGCCTGATGGCCAAGAACCTGGTGCGCAGCAACATCGGCCGCGAGTGGATGGCCATGCGCGACATGGACGTGGCCGCCGCCGTGATCGGCATCCGCCCGGTCTACGCCAAGCTGACCGCCTTCGCGGTGTCGAGCTTCATCGTCGGCGTGGCTGGCGGCCTGTGGGGCTTCGTGCACCTGGGTTCCTGGGAGCCGGCGGCCTTCTCGATCGACCGCTCCTTCCAGCTGCTGTTCATGGTGATCATCGGCGGGCTGGGCTCGATCATGGGCAGCTTCTTCGGCGCGGCCTTCATCGTGCTGCTGCCGATCTTCCTGGACAACGTGCCGCAGCTGTTCGGCATCCCGATCGACACCGCGCTGGCCGCCCACCTGACGTCGATGATCTTCGGCGCGCTGATCGTGTTCTTCCTGATCGTCGAGCCGCACGGGCTGGCCCGACTCTGGTCCATCGGCAAGGAAAAGCTCCGCCTGTGGCCGTTCCCGCACTGA
- a CDS encoding ABC transporter substrate-binding protein, producing MKLQFKSLALAASIVAAVAGAVAAPAAFAQAGKEQFFPVLVYRTGPYAPNGVPFANGYVDYLKLVNANGGINGVKISFEECETGYATDRGVECYERMKGKGATVFQPLSTGITFALTEKAPNDKIPLITAGYGRSESADGGVFKWNFPLLGTYWIAADALIQQIGKKEGGLDKLKGKKITLVYHDSPFGKEPIPLIQERARTHGFELQLLPVTAPGVEQKSTWLQIRQSRPDYVMLWGWGVMNSTALKEAVATGYPREKMYGVWWAGAEPDVKDVGDAAKGYNAAAMQHGAQPEAKVVQDILAKVHGKSQGTGPKDEVGSVLYMRGMLSSMLGVEGVRRAQERFGKGKVMTGEQVRWGLENLALDQKKLDGMGFAGVMRPVSTSCQDHVGAGWVRVHTWDGKKWNFTSDWLQADDMILKPMVRAAADKYAAEKKIERRKPEDCQS from the coding sequence ATGAAACTCCAGTTCAAGTCACTCGCCCTCGCTGCATCCATCGTTGCAGCCGTTGCAGGCGCTGTCGCCGCACCCGCCGCCTTCGCCCAGGCTGGCAAGGAGCAGTTCTTCCCGGTGCTGGTGTACCGCACGGGCCCCTACGCCCCCAACGGCGTGCCCTTCGCCAACGGCTATGTGGACTACCTGAAGCTCGTCAACGCCAATGGCGGCATCAACGGCGTGAAGATCTCGTTCGAGGAGTGCGAGACCGGCTACGCCACCGACCGCGGCGTCGAGTGCTACGAACGCATGAAGGGCAAGGGCGCGACCGTGTTCCAGCCGCTGTCCACCGGCATCACCTTCGCGCTGACCGAGAAAGCCCCCAACGACAAGATCCCGCTGATCACCGCCGGCTACGGCCGCAGCGAATCGGCCGACGGCGGCGTGTTCAAGTGGAACTTCCCGCTGCTGGGCACCTACTGGATCGCCGCCGATGCGCTGATCCAGCAGATCGGCAAGAAGGAAGGCGGCCTCGACAAGCTCAAGGGCAAGAAGATCACCCTCGTCTACCACGACTCGCCGTTCGGCAAGGAACCGATCCCGCTGATCCAGGAACGCGCCAGGACCCACGGTTTCGAGCTGCAGCTGCTGCCGGTGACCGCACCGGGCGTGGAGCAGAAGTCCACCTGGCTGCAGATCCGCCAGAGCCGTCCCGACTACGTGATGCTGTGGGGCTGGGGCGTGATGAACTCGACCGCGCTGAAGGAAGCAGTCGCCACCGGCTACCCGCGCGAGAAGATGTACGGCGTGTGGTGGGCCGGCGCCGAGCCGGACGTGAAGGACGTCGGCGACGCTGCCAAGGGCTACAACGCCGCCGCCATGCAGCACGGTGCACAGCCTGAAGCCAAGGTGGTGCAGGACATCCTCGCCAAGGTCCACGGCAAGAGCCAGGGCACGGGGCCGAAGGACGAGGTCGGCTCGGTGCTCTACATGCGCGGCATGCTGTCGTCCATGCTGGGCGTCGAAGGCGTCAGGCGCGCCCAGGAACGCTTCGGCAAGGGCAAGGTCATGACCGGCGAGCAGGTCCGCTGGGGTCTGGAGAACCTCGCGCTCGACCAGAAGAAGCTGGATGGCATGGGCTTCGCCGGCGTGATGCGCCCGGTCTCGACCAGCTGCCAGGACCACGTCGGTGCCGGCTGGGTGCGCGTGCACACCTGGGACGGCAAGAAGTGGAACTTCACCTCCGACTGGCTGCAGGCCGACGACATGATCCTCAAGCCGATGGTCCGTGCGGCCGCCGACAAGTACGCCGCCGAGAAGAAGATCGAGCGCCGCAAGCCGGAAGACTGCCAGTCCTGA
- a CDS encoding ABC transporter ATP-binding protein: MSTPNILLNVNGIEVIYNHVILVLKGVSLQVPEGKVVALLGGNGAGKTTTLRAISNLLAGERGDVTKGSIELRGERIDKLSTSDMVNRGVVQVMEGRHCFAHLSIEDNLMTGAYTRKDGKAAIEQTLEKVYNYFPRLKTRRTSQAAYTSGGEQQMCAIGRALMANPKMVLLDEPSMGLAPQIVEEVFEIVKDLNTKEGVTFLLAEQNTNIALRYSDYGYILENGRIVMDGEAKALRENEDVKEFYLGMGGGDRKSFKDNKSYKRRKRWLA; the protein is encoded by the coding sequence ATGAGCACTCCGAACATTCTCCTGAACGTCAACGGCATCGAGGTGATCTACAACCACGTGATCCTCGTGCTCAAGGGCGTGTCCCTGCAGGTGCCCGAAGGCAAGGTCGTGGCCTTGCTGGGCGGCAACGGCGCGGGCAAGACGACCACGCTGCGCGCCATCAGCAACCTGCTGGCGGGCGAGCGGGGCGATGTCACCAAGGGCTCGATCGAGCTGCGCGGAGAGCGCATCGACAAGCTCTCCACCTCCGACATGGTCAACCGCGGGGTGGTGCAGGTCATGGAAGGCCGGCACTGCTTCGCGCACCTGAGCATCGAGGACAACCTGATGACCGGCGCCTACACCCGCAAGGACGGCAAGGCGGCGATCGAGCAGACGCTGGAGAAGGTCTACAACTACTTTCCCCGGCTGAAGACCCGCCGCACCAGCCAGGCCGCCTACACCTCGGGCGGCGAGCAGCAGATGTGCGCCATCGGCCGCGCGCTGATGGCCAACCCGAAGATGGTGCTGCTGGACGAGCCGTCGATGGGCCTGGCGCCGCAGATCGTGGAAGAGGTGTTCGAGATCGTGAAGGATCTGAACACCAAGGAAGGGGTCACCTTCCTGCTCGCCGAACAGAACACCAACATCGCGCTGCGCTATTCGGACTACGGGTACATCCTGGAAAACGGCCGCATCGTGATGGACGGTGAAGCCAAGGCCCTGCGCGAGAACGAGGACGTCAAGGAGTTCTACCTCGGCATGGGCGGCGGCGACCGCAAGAGCTTCAAGGACAACAAGAGCTACAAGCGCCGCAAGCGCTGGCTGGCCTGA
- a CDS encoding phenylacetate--CoA ligase family protein, which produces MSEFYDALETRAPALREAAQFAALPEQVARAAGRTPAFAAILAGVDGASITSRAALARLPVTRKSELLERQKTLRGRDAFGGFSAIGWTGQPAATGARRVFQSPGPIYEPEGAGSDYWRMARAIFAAGFRAGDLIHNSFSYHLTPAGSMMETGAHALGCTVFPGGVGNTELQLQAVSELRPQGYIGTPSFLKIMVEKTAETGADLSSITKALVSGEAFPPSLRHWLAEHGIAGYQCYATADLGLIAYETAAREGLVIDEGVIVEIVRPGTGDPVPDGEVGELVVTTLNPDYPLIRFGTGDLSAVLAGSCPTGRTAPRIKGWMGRADQTTKVRGMFVHPSQVADVVRRHPEITRARLVVEGEMANDRMTLHIECDTPPEGLAARVAESVRDVTKLRADIVPVAAGSLPNDGKVIEDRRSYH; this is translated from the coding sequence GTGAGCGAGTTCTACGACGCCCTGGAAACCCGCGCCCCTGCCCTGCGCGAGGCTGCACAATTTGCGGCCCTGCCGGAGCAGGTCGCCCGCGCGGCTGGCCGCACGCCGGCATTTGCCGCCATCCTGGCTGGCGTCGATGGCGCCAGCATCACCAGCCGTGCGGCCCTGGCCCGGCTGCCCGTCACCCGCAAGAGCGAACTGCTCGAACGCCAGAAGACCCTGCGCGGCCGTGATGCCTTCGGCGGCTTCTCCGCGATTGGCTGGACCGGCCAGCCCGCCGCCACCGGCGCCCGCCGCGTGTTCCAGTCACCAGGACCGATCTACGAACCGGAAGGTGCCGGCAGCGACTACTGGCGCATGGCCCGCGCGATCTTCGCCGCAGGCTTCCGCGCGGGCGACCTGATCCACAACAGCTTCAGCTACCACCTGACGCCAGCGGGTTCGATGATGGAAACCGGTGCGCATGCGCTGGGCTGTACCGTCTTTCCCGGCGGTGTCGGCAACACCGAGCTGCAACTGCAGGCGGTGTCGGAGCTGCGTCCACAGGGCTACATCGGGACGCCCAGCTTCCTGAAGATCATGGTCGAGAAGACCGCTGAAACCGGTGCCGACCTGTCCTCGATCACCAAGGCGCTGGTCAGTGGCGAGGCATTCCCGCCGTCCTTGCGCCACTGGCTGGCCGAGCACGGCATCGCAGGCTACCAGTGCTATGCCACCGCCGACCTGGGCCTGATCGCCTACGAGACCGCCGCCCGCGAAGGCCTGGTGATCGACGAAGGCGTGATCGTCGAGATCGTGCGCCCCGGCACGGGTGACCCGGTGCCGGACGGGGAAGTCGGCGAACTGGTGGTGACGACGCTCAACCCCGACTATCCGCTGATCCGTTTCGGCACGGGCGACCTCTCGGCCGTGCTGGCCGGAAGCTGCCCCACCGGCCGCACCGCACCGCGCATCAAGGGCTGGATGGGCCGCGCCGACCAGACCACGAAGGTGCGCGGCATGTTCGTGCATCCCTCGCAGGTGGCCGACGTGGTGCGGCGCCACCCCGAGATCACCCGCGCCCGACTGGTGGTCGAGGGCGAGATGGCCAACGACCGCATGACGCTGCACATCGAGTGCGACACGCCCCCCGAAGGACTGGCGGCACGCGTGGCGGAATCGGTGCGCGACGTGACCAAGCTGCGGGCGGACATCGTCCCCGTTGCTGCAGGCAGCCTGCCCAACGACGGCAAGGTGATCGAGGACCGGCGCAGCTACCATTGA
- a CDS encoding RNA-guided endonuclease InsQ/TnpB family protein — protein sequence MSIRAFRFQLRPKPGTAHALRRFAGACRWVWNRAIGEQQRLRAAGEKFSGYAVMCRWLTVWRNDPDTAWLAETPVQTQQQTLKRLEASYRRFFEGQGGYPRFRGRGQDAGLRFPKASDCKLDLDNQRLKPPKLGWVRMRQSQPVQGEVRNWTLTQERGRWFVSIQVEQADVIPAAGLVPTLGIDFGVTLFAATTDGECVAPLNALKRQQKYLKRVQRSVSRKVKGSKNRRKAIDRLGRVHARIVAQRSDWLHKLTTRWANEHPVIAIEDLKVAAMSASAKGTATAPGKKLRQKAGLNRSILDQAWGEARRQLEYKTAARGGAVVPGDPAYTSQRCSACGHTARENRPTQARFACEACGHSENADLNAAKNILAAGHAVWVARPEACGAEVRRARPVRGRRAAARKQEPAEGSAAQAVAPAGIPVL from the coding sequence ATGTCCATTCGAGCCTTCCGCTTCCAGTTGCGCCCCAAGCCCGGCACTGCGCACGCCTTGCGCCGGTTCGCTGGCGCGTGCCGCTGGGTGTGGAACCGGGCCATCGGCGAACAGCAGCGGCTGAGGGCGGCGGGCGAGAAGTTCTCGGGTTACGCGGTGATGTGCCGCTGGCTGACAGTGTGGCGCAACGACCCGGACACGGCGTGGCTGGCTGAAACGCCGGTGCAGACGCAGCAGCAAACGCTGAAGCGACTGGAGGCGAGCTACCGGCGCTTCTTCGAGGGCCAGGGCGGCTATCCCCGGTTTCGCGGGCGAGGCCAAGATGCCGGACTGCGGTTCCCGAAAGCCTCGGACTGCAAGCTCGACCTGGACAACCAGCGCCTGAAGCCACCGAAACTCGGCTGGGTGCGGATGCGCCAGTCGCAGCCTGTGCAGGGAGAGGTTCGGAACTGGACGCTGACACAGGAGCGGGGCCGCTGGTTCGTGTCGATCCAAGTTGAACAAGCTGACGTGATCCCGGCGGCGGGGCTGGTGCCGACGCTGGGGATCGATTTCGGGGTGACGCTGTTCGCCGCGACGACAGACGGGGAGTGCGTGGCGCCGCTGAATGCGTTGAAGCGGCAGCAGAAGTACCTGAAGCGCGTGCAGCGATCGGTGTCGCGCAAGGTGAAGGGGTCGAAGAACCGGCGCAAGGCGATCGACCGACTGGGCAGGGTGCATGCGCGGATCGTGGCGCAGCGCAGCGACTGGCTGCACAAGCTGACGACGCGGTGGGCGAACGAGCATCCGGTGATCGCGATCGAGGATCTGAAGGTGGCGGCGATGAGCGCCAGCGCCAAGGGCACGGCCACCGCACCAGGAAAGAAGCTGCGGCAGAAGGCGGGACTGAATCGCTCGATCCTGGATCAGGCGTGGGGCGAGGCACGGCGACAACTGGAATACAAGACCGCGGCCCGAGGTGGTGCAGTGGTGCCAGGGGACCCGGCGTACACGAGCCAGCGGTGCAGCGCCTGCGGGCACACCGCCAGAGAGAACCGGCCGACGCAAGCCCGCTTCGCGTGCGAAGCGTGCGGGCACAGCGAGAACGCGGACCTGAACGCCGCGAAGAACATATTGGCCGCGGGACACGCGGTCTGGGTCGCAAGGCCCGAAGCCTGTGGAGCGGAGGTCAGACGCGCCAGACCCGTGAGGGGACGACGCGCAGCCGCGAGGAAGCAGGAACCCGCCGAAGGCTCGGCCGCGCAAGCGGTCGCGCCCGCCGGAATCCCCGTCCTTTAG
- a CDS encoding tripartite tricarboxylate transporter substrate-binding protein produces MKHLITAVALAALSLGASAQTYPGDKPVTIIVPFAAGGPTDKVARDLAEAMRKPLGGQVIIENVAGAGGTLGHTKVAKASPDGYTLLLAHVAMATAPALYRKMQYDALTDFEYLGLINEVPMTLIGRPSLPATNYADLTKWLDANKGKINLANAGLGSASHLCGLLFQQSIKIDMTTVPYKGTGPAMTDLIGGQVDLMCDQTTNTTGQITSGKVKAYAVTTNKRLGTDSLKNLPTLNESGLKGFNVTIWHGLYAPKGTPKAVLDKVNAAMKVALKDADFIKREEALGADIVDDARVNPAEHKKFVEAEIAKWGPVIKAAGQYAD; encoded by the coding sequence ATGAAGCACCTGATCACCGCCGTCGCACTGGCCGCCCTGTCCCTGGGCGCCTCGGCCCAGACCTACCCCGGTGACAAGCCGGTCACGATCATCGTGCCGTTCGCGGCCGGTGGCCCGACGGACAAGGTGGCGCGCGATCTGGCCGAAGCCATGCGCAAGCCCCTGGGCGGGCAGGTGATCATCGAGAACGTCGCCGGCGCTGGCGGCACGCTCGGCCACACCAAGGTCGCCAAGGCCAGCCCGGACGGCTACACCCTGCTGCTGGCCCACGTCGCGATGGCCACGGCGCCGGCGCTGTACCGCAAGATGCAGTACGACGCGCTGACCGATTTCGAATACCTCGGCCTGATCAATGAAGTGCCGATGACGCTGATCGGCCGTCCGAGCCTGCCGGCGACCAACTACGCCGACCTCACCAAGTGGCTCGACGCCAACAAGGGCAAGATCAATCTGGCCAACGCCGGTCTGGGATCGGCCTCGCACCTGTGCGGTCTGCTGTTCCAGCAGAGCATCAAGATCGACATGACCACCGTGCCGTACAAGGGCACCGGCCCGGCCATGACCGACCTGATCGGCGGCCAGGTCGACCTGATGTGTGACCAGACCACCAACACGACTGGCCAGATCACGTCCGGCAAGGTCAAGGCCTATGCCGTCACCACGAACAAGCGCCTGGGCACCGACAGCCTCAAGAACCTGCCGACGCTCAACGAGTCGGGTCTGAAGGGCTTCAACGTCACGATCTGGCACGGCCTGTACGCGCCCAAGGGCACCCCGAAAGCGGTGCTGGACAAGGTCAACGCGGCCATGAAGGTGGCGCTGAAGGATGCCGACTTCATCAAGCGTGAAGAAGCCCTGGGCGCCGACATCGTCGATGACGCCCGCGTCAATCCGGCCGAGCACAAGAAGTTCGTCGAGGCCGAGATCGCCAAGTGGGGCCCGGTCATCAAGGCCGCTGGCCAGTACGCCGACTGA
- a CDS encoding response regulator transcription factor, whose protein sequence is MHVLLLEDDIDLGQAVTDHLEAAGHQVHWCKLIAQAREPRPADFAMLDLQLPDGDALGLLRQWRAAGLRLPVLVMTARDQVSDRIRGLEAGADDYLVKPFDLDEMLARMSAIQRRSTPSPHLKVQDCEFDLANLRAWRRGSGVDLTAMEWTVLRVLCGHIGRIYSRNDIESTLVSEGLLAGESNTLEVIISRLRKKLGATLITTHRGLGYRLDA, encoded by the coding sequence ATGCATGTGCTGCTGCTTGAAGACGACATCGACCTGGGACAGGCCGTCACCGACCACCTGGAGGCCGCCGGTCACCAGGTGCACTGGTGCAAGCTGATCGCCCAGGCGCGGGAGCCCCGCCCGGCGGATTTCGCGATGCTGGACCTCCAGCTGCCCGACGGCGATGCACTCGGCCTGCTGCGCCAGTGGCGCGCCGCGGGACTGCGCCTGCCGGTGCTGGTGATGACGGCACGTGACCAGGTCAGCGACCGCATCCGCGGTCTCGAAGCCGGTGCGGACGACTACCTCGTCAAGCCCTTCGATCTCGACGAGATGCTGGCGCGCATGTCGGCCATCCAGCGGCGCTCGACGCCGAGCCCCCACCTCAAGGTCCAGGACTGCGAGTTCGACCTGGCCAATCTGCGGGCCTGGCGGCGCGGCTCGGGGGTGGACCTGACCGCGATGGAGTGGACGGTGCTGCGGGTGCTCTGCGGCCACATCGGCCGCATCTACAGCCGCAACGACATCGAATCGACGCTGGTGTCCGAGGGGCTGCTCGCGGGCGAGAGCAACACGCTGGAGGTCATCATCAGCCGCCTGCGCAAGAAACTCGGCGCCACGCTGATCACCACCCACCGCGGACTGGGATACCGCCTTGACGCCTGA
- a CDS encoding sensor histidine kinase yields MTPDAPPPATQAGTAPAARHSLESRLHVRLLLVLGMLWLVAAAVAIFEVRKETNEVLDLALAENAERLLTLLPLHLPEDPLDADRARIDSIGLRRDSSAPIVVYQVLALDNRVLLRSSHAPTTALAPGAREGMSLHGDWRVATVTHQGRRAQFAEAVWHRKSTLEQASVTLLIPLLLLLPLAAMVLHQVVRKTFRQLQPVQEELARRSAHDLQPVSLQETPIELHPLMETVNGLMARVQALLAAERSFSAKMAHELRTPLAAARAQAQRLAQETEDERARERSQTLVRQLDRLTHLATRLLQIARVDSGVALQRQSIDLRQLAQMVVDEFPQSRDNTHQLRLITDTSPARVMGDIDALGIAVRNLIDNALKHAGGEASVVVRVLPDEISVTDDGPGAPGVDLAALTRPFERGSTLARGSGLGLSLVQTIARQSGAELLLTSPVSDGRGWRACLWFKPPA; encoded by the coding sequence TTGACGCCTGACGCCCCCCCGCCAGCCACGCAGGCCGGCACCGCTCCTGCCGCCCGGCACAGCCTGGAATCCCGGCTGCATGTGCGGCTGCTGCTGGTGCTGGGCATGCTGTGGCTGGTGGCGGCGGCCGTGGCCATCTTCGAGGTGCGCAAGGAAACCAACGAGGTGCTCGATCTGGCACTGGCGGAAAACGCCGAGCGCCTGCTCACGCTGCTGCCGCTGCACCTGCCCGAAGATCCCCTGGACGCCGACCGTGCCCGGATCGACAGCATCGGCCTGCGGCGGGACAGCTCGGCACCGATCGTCGTCTACCAGGTGCTCGCCCTGGACAACCGGGTGCTGCTGCGTTCGTCCCACGCACCGACCACGGCGCTGGCCCCCGGCGCCCGCGAGGGCATGAGCCTGCACGGTGACTGGCGCGTGGCCACCGTCACCCACCAGGGCCGCCGCGCGCAGTTCGCCGAGGCCGTCTGGCACCGCAAGTCCACACTGGAGCAGGCCTCCGTGACGCTGCTCATCCCACTGCTGCTGCTGCTGCCGCTGGCGGCGATGGTGCTGCACCAGGTGGTGCGCAAGACCTTCCGGCAACTGCAGCCCGTGCAGGAAGAGCTCGCCCGGCGCTCCGCCCACGACCTGCAGCCCGTCTCGCTGCAGGAGACCCCCATCGAGCTGCACCCGCTGATGGAGACCGTCAACGGTCTGATGGCACGCGTGCAGGCGCTGCTGGCCGCCGAGCGGAGCTTCTCTGCCAAGATGGCCCATGAGCTGCGCACCCCGCTGGCCGCCGCCCGTGCGCAGGCCCAGCGCCTGGCCCAGGAAACCGAGGACGAACGGGCCCGCGAGCGCTCCCAGACCCTGGTGCGCCAGCTCGACCGCCTGACCCATCTGGCCACGCGGCTGCTGCAGATCGCGCGGGTGGATTCCGGCGTCGCGCTGCAGCGCCAGTCGATCGACCTGCGTCAGCTCGCGCAGATGGTGGTCGACGAATTCCCGCAGTCGCGCGACAACACCCACCAGCTGCGCCTGATCACCGACACCTCGCCCGCGCGGGTCATGGGCGACATCGACGCGCTCGGCATCGCCGTGCGCAATCTGATCGACAACGCGCTGAAGCACGCTGGCGGCGAGGCCAGCGTGGTGGTGCGGGTGCTGCCCGACGAGATCTCGGTCACCGACGACGGTCCCGGTGCGCCGGGCGTGGACCTGGCCGCGCTGACCCGCCCCTTCGAGCGCGGCAGCACGCTGGCGCGCGGCAGCGGCCTGGGGCTGTCGCTGGTCCAGACCATCGCGCGGCAGTCGGGGGCGGAACTGCTGCTGACCTCGCCCGTGTCGGACGGGCGCGGCTGGCGCGCCTGCCTGTGGTTCAAGCCACCAGCGTGA